A stretch of Apis cerana isolate GH-2021 linkage group LG1, AcerK_1.0, whole genome shotgun sequence DNA encodes these proteins:
- the LOC108001611 gene encoding uncharacterized protein LOC108001611 — translation MERGQRGSNKKASKEIKEKTDVVAIPEFGSREVIAFENKEQYLFLLEFFIHHMTSERLAKLNQMFFVPTTISVEFLNFTGREGIEITPVDPMFHPQAGIADDIEYFFSGRSVMFAIDQYNVINKLFDLIIKVCVQKKMPEGVKPDVLVGSGELDLTKHFAALRKEMLQCWHKMAPPPKVFEGEVPLIYNDNVIGAVCMYVRVSAFGQTIVTEFEAPPERTVSSYIFKGDECNEKSVAYKCRIIDSQIMDVCRDSKDELLKNGPPCRVCIKEQHPCTPCGDPTGATLKPNVSRKGMESKPPSGLLTASRSKPETCADVHKTGLIQSSRGPVQPCGKAVVLKVSGILDTGQDKKPTVTVAAESDAPGPDTSDPDHDVFVLRIGKKGIVGVGEKSDIQLEMKTPKGPERGPPIRCETREMQTEEKKVKKKAKPKEKKEKKKK, via the coding sequence ATGGAGCGTGGTCAACGTGGTTCGAACAAGAAGGCCTCGAAAGAAATCAAGGAGAAAACGGACGTGGTGGCGATACCGGAGTTCGGTAGCCGTGAAGTGATCGCGTTCGAAAACAAGGAGCAATACCTCTTCCTGTTGGAATTCTTCATTCACCACATGACCAGTGAGCGTTTAGCGAAACTCAATCAAATGTTCTTTGTCCCAACCACGATATCCGTCGAGTTTCTCAATTTCACCGGGAGGGAGGGTATCGAGATAACCCCGGTGGACCCGATGTTCCACCCCCAAGCGGGGATAGCGGACGACATCGAGTATTTCTTTTCCGGTCGTTCCGTGATGTTCGCCATCGATCAGTACAACGTGATCAACAAACTCTTCGACCTGATCATCAAGGTATGCGTGCAGAAGAAAATGCCGGAGGGTGTGAAACCGGACGTGCTTGTGGGTAGCGGGGAGTTGGACCTTACCAAACATTTCGCCGCGTTGAGGAAAGAAATGCTTCAATGCTGGCACAAAATGGCGCCACCGCCCAAAGTGTTCGAGGGCGAGGTGCCCCTGATCTACAACGACAACGTGATCGGGGCCGTGTGCATGTACGTCAGGGTATCCGCGTTCGGGCAAACGATCGTCACCGAGTTCGAGGCGCCACCGGAACGAACAGTCTCCTCGTACATCTTCAAAGGCGACGAGTGCAACGAGAAATCGGTGGCCTACAAGTGTCGTATCATCGATTCCCAGATCATGGACGTTTGCAGGGATTCGAAGGACGAGCTGTTGAAAAACGGCCCGCCTTGCCGCGTTTGCATCAAGGAGCAACACCCTTGCACACCTTGCGGGGACCCGACGGGGGCGACGTTGAAGCCGAACGTGAGCCGGAAGGGGATGGAATCGAAGCCCCCGAGCGGCTTGCTGACGGCGTCCCGGTCGAAGCCTGAAACTTGCGCGGACGTGCACAAGACGGGCCTGATACAATCGAGTCGCGGGCCTGTTCAACCGTGCGGGAAGGCGGTCGTTCTGAAGGTGTCCGGGATCCTGGACACCGGCCAGGACAAGAAGCCGACGGTCACCGTGGCGGCCGAATCGGATGCCCCTGGCCCGGATACGTCCGATCCCGATCACGACGTGTTCGTGCTCCGAATCGGGAAGAAAGGGATCGTCGGGGTTGGGGAGAAGTCTGACATACAATTGGAGATGAAGACGCCGAAAGGGCCGGAAAGGGGGCCCCCGATCAGATGCGAGACGAGGGAGATGCAGACGGAAGAGAAGAAGGTGAAAAAGAAGGCGAAGccgaaggagaagaaggagaagaagaagaagtga
- the LOC108001614 gene encoding uncharacterized protein LOC108001614, which translates to MADEQELFLIEFLVDKVKIPVIRAMQEELLPASTCVSFQILSLPPIDICQEALTDGCGCIEGDTQVFKKGKSCLFALPSIVLQRPLTTFPIKLSVYKKLPPGVLPDVMLIGSYQIEAKAIINAVLSQQVFKIPNPCQTIKDTFKITTTTGQCVGSVTVYIRASCFGKKIITQFQIPHNRKPYLFKGADDSPVFQCKKIPSECYTPAPVKCTCTKKCDGSGETVGRTCCATPIVQTNSCPPLPKQPDYGPRPCCASRQGKQCPCSPKARRKEQQTCPCSTDQTFAAIREAARQEGKCTPCAEPPPCPPCCGASTPKKFSDLISKETVKKCGCPVKDYSCNCCKSK; encoded by the exons ATGGCTGATGAACAGGAATTATTCTTGATTGAGTTTCTGGTCGACAAAGTTAAAATTCCTGTGATCAGAGCTATGCAAGAAGAATTATTACCAGCCTCCACGTGTGTTTCAtttcaa ATTCTCAGTTTACCCCCAATCGACATTTGCCAAGAAGCTTTAACAGACGGCTGCGGTTGTATCGAGGGCGACACGCAAGTTTTCAAGAAGGGTAAATCCTGCTTGTTCGCTTTGCCGTCGATAGTTCTTCAAAGACCTTTGACCACCTTCCCCATAAAACTCTCCGTCTACAAAAAATTGCCACCTGGAGTGTTACCGGACGTAATGTTGATCGGTTCGTACCAGATCGAGGCGAAAGCGATAATAAACGCCGTGTTGAGCCAACAGGTGTTCAAAATACCTAATCCTTGTCAAACGATCAAGGACACGTTTAAAATCACAACAACGACCGGACAATGCGTTGGATCCGTGACAGTTTACATAAGAGCTTCCTGTTTCGGCAAGAAGATCATCACCCAGTTTCAAATACCGCACAATAGGAAACCGTATCTTTTCAAGGGGGCGGATGACAGTCCTGTTTTTCAATGCAAAAAAATACCCTCCGAGTGTTACACACCGGCCCCTGTTAAATGTACCTGCACAAAGAAGTGCGATGGAAGTGGTGAGACGGTAGGAAGAACCTGTTGTGCGACACCGATCGTGCAAACGAACTCGTGTCCTCCGTTACCTAAACAACCCGATTACGGTCCACGACCTTGCTGCGCCTCGCGTCAAgg aaAACAGTGTCCATGCTCACCAAAAGCACGACGAAAAGAGCAACAGACGTGTCCCTGTTCGACTGATCAAACTTTCGCTGCGATACGCGAAGCAGCTCGTCAAGAAGGAAAATGCACTCCATGTGCGGAACCACCTCCTTGTCCACCTTGTTGCGGTGCTTCCACGCCGAAAAAGTTTTCCGATCTGATTAGTAAAGAAACCGTGAAAAAATGTGGATGTCCCGTGAAGGATTATAGTTGCAATTGTTGTAAATCTAAAtga
- the LOC108001610 gene encoding uncharacterized protein LOC108001610 isoform X1, with protein sequence MNNSPQNTEVAGQQHRAGVENSDEEEWSGVVECVMLLHRLVYRKNDFYLLKQPSSSSFLLPISSCFSWSRKFCGLHNAVLERSKSDRVTRADEDRRRRTIIVEKKNGTYGFTLQSYGIHYKREQEIEMVTYVDYVEYDGPAFKAGMREGDVILSINGHEMDRADHKTLVNFIKNCDTRMRMVVSFEDCVRKVELHMRYIELQRALQSRLGELERLCERERSILMGRWKTHSLPARKRTPNSVITSNANQPSPSSSFNSSTIQCCRPATSTEHLLFYNVFPDGRPCLVPRNTACLVTVGPPRSRSDHHHFLSKMSSESGMTVSSRHSYHQANGMNSTPAKSKSHKSCQQQQQQSSSGENPLPLHPPPQNSLCVACISSASRRREQSDSGSLDAYDLASPCCDPNCVPSRRRREKQRRAKNEQNHHQQQQQQQQQQQQQQQQQQQQVQHHHVQSNQTQQQQQHSIHNCSRTSGHSLHSVTSSDISTAAESVASCSTSLSTDTLYWDPNVHQRPPPCLQYAKPKSWDNLTTKAFGGYGFGYGYLDTATIKTHSAERPGKNAHGRAKTPTGTVQRRTSSGTTYSGSSSRHFQPTKSTESLLIPPPYQGELDASLSCECLDGPAPRCMPVIQVEKHNRQEEGGYIISTHTQIRHRRSSHSDGKLRALNNSEITRL encoded by the exons ATGAACAACTCGCCGCAGAATACGGAGGTGGCCGGGCAACAACACCGTGCCGGCGTTGAGAACAGCGACGAGGAGGAATGGAGTGGTGTCGTGGAATGTGTAATGTTATTACATCGACTCGTGTATCgaaagaatgatttttatttgctgAAACAGCCTTCCTCGAGCAGTTTCTTGTTGCCCATTTCGAGTTGTTTTTCGTGGTCAAGGAAATTCTGTGGATTGCACAAC GCTGTGCTAGAAAGATCAAAGTCAGATCGAGTAACACGAGCGGATGAGGACAGACGTCGTCGTACCATTATCGTTGAGAAGAAAAATGGCACATACGGTTTCACGTTACAG AGTTATGGGATACATTACAAGCGAGAGCAGGAAATCGAGATGGTCACGTATGTTGATTACGTGGAATACGATGGACCAGCGTTCAAAGCAGGTATGCGAGAGGGTGACGTAATACTTTCGATAAACGGCCACGAAATGGACAGAGCGGATCATAAGACATTAgtcaatttcataaaaaactgTGATACTAGAATGCGAATGGTTGTATCTTTCGAAGATTGTGTAAGAAAA GTGGAATTGCATATGCGTTATATTGAACTGCAACGTGCTCTACAATCACGCCTTGGTGAGCTAGAAAGACTCTGTGAGAGGGAACGATCTATTCTCATGGGTCGATGGAAAACCCATTCACTGCCAGCCCGTAAAAGAACGCCTAATAGTGTAATTACTAGTAACGCTAATCAGCCATCACCATCGTCAAGTTTCAATTCTTCTACAATTCAATGCTGTCGACCGGCTACATCTACGGAACATTTGTTATTTTACAATGTG TTTCCAGATGGACGACCATGTCTAGTTCCTCGAAATACTGCTTGTCTAGTAACAGTAGGGCCTCCCCGTTCACGAAGCGATCATCATCATTTTCTCTCGAAGATGTCAAGCGAATCAGGAATGACTGTTTCGTCACGACATAGTTATCATCAAGCAAACGGGATGAATAGCACACCGGCCAAATCGAAATCGCACAAATCTTgtcaacaacagcaacaacaatcTAGTAGTGGTGAAAATCCACTTCCTCTTCACCCTCCTCCGCAAAATAGTTTATGCGTTGCTTGTATTTCAAGCGCCAGTCGTCGTAGAGAACAATCAGATAGCGGCAGTTTAGACGCATACGATTTAGCCAGTCCATGCTGTGATCCTAATTGTGTACCTAGTCGTAGACGTCGAGAGAAACAAAGAAGGGCGAAGAATGAACAGAATCATCatcagcagcaacaacaacagcagcagcaacagcaacaacaacaacaacaacaacaacaacaagtcCAGCATCATCATGTACAATCGAATCAGACAcaacagcaacagcaacaTAGTATACATAACTGTTCGCGTACATCAGGACATAGTTTACATTCTGTTACCAGCAGCGATATTTCGACCGCAGCTGAAAGCGTAGCCTCTTGCTCAACGAGCCTAAGCACGGATACTCTTTATTGGGATCCAAACGTACATCAACGACCACCACCGTGCCTTCAATATGCCAAACCAAAATCCTGGGATAATCTGACTACCAAGGCGTTCGGTGGTTACGGTTTCGGATATGGTTATTTGGATACGGCTACTATAAAAACGCATAGCGCCGAAAGGCCAGGAAAGAATGCGCATGGACGAGCGAAAACGCCAACTGGTACTGTTCAAAGACGAACAAGTAGTGGTACTACATATTCGGGCAGTTCTAGCAGACACTTTCAGCCAACTAAATCTACCGAAAGTTTGTTAATACCGCCACCATATCAAGGCGAGTTAGATGCCAGTTTGAGCTGTGAATGTTTAGATGGGCCAGCTCCACGATGTATGCCAGTTATTCAAGTGGAGAAACACAATCGACAAGAGGAAGGtggatatattattagtaCGCATACTCAAATTCGACATCGTCGATCTAGCCATTCGGATGGGAAATTAAGGGCACtaaataattctgaaataacGCGTCTGTAA
- the LOC108001610 gene encoding uncharacterized protein LOC108001610 isoform X2 — protein sequence MNNSPQNTEVAGQQHRAGVENSDEEEWSGVVECAVLERSKSDRVTRADEDRRRRTIIVEKKNGTYGFTLQSYGIHYKREQEIEMVTYVDYVEYDGPAFKAGMREGDVILSINGHEMDRADHKTLVNFIKNCDTRMRMVVSFEDCVRKVELHMRYIELQRALQSRLGELERLCERERSILMGRWKTHSLPARKRTPNSVITSNANQPSPSSSFNSSTIQCCRPATSTEHLLFYNVFPDGRPCLVPRNTACLVTVGPPRSRSDHHHFLSKMSSESGMTVSSRHSYHQANGMNSTPAKSKSHKSCQQQQQQSSSGENPLPLHPPPQNSLCVACISSASRRREQSDSGSLDAYDLASPCCDPNCVPSRRRREKQRRAKNEQNHHQQQQQQQQQQQQQQQQQQQQVQHHHVQSNQTQQQQQHSIHNCSRTSGHSLHSVTSSDISTAAESVASCSTSLSTDTLYWDPNVHQRPPPCLQYAKPKSWDNLTTKAFGGYGFGYGYLDTATIKTHSAERPGKNAHGRAKTPTGTVQRRTSSGTTYSGSSSRHFQPTKSTESLLIPPPYQGELDASLSCECLDGPAPRCMPVIQVEKHNRQEEGGYIISTHTQIRHRRSSHSDGKLRALNNSEITRL from the exons ATGAACAACTCGCCGCAGAATACGGAGGTGGCCGGGCAACAACACCGTGCCGGCGTTGAGAACAGCGACGAGGAGGAATGGAGTGGTGTCGTGGAATGT GCTGTGCTAGAAAGATCAAAGTCAGATCGAGTAACACGAGCGGATGAGGACAGACGTCGTCGTACCATTATCGTTGAGAAGAAAAATGGCACATACGGTTTCACGTTACAG AGTTATGGGATACATTACAAGCGAGAGCAGGAAATCGAGATGGTCACGTATGTTGATTACGTGGAATACGATGGACCAGCGTTCAAAGCAGGTATGCGAGAGGGTGACGTAATACTTTCGATAAACGGCCACGAAATGGACAGAGCGGATCATAAGACATTAgtcaatttcataaaaaactgTGATACTAGAATGCGAATGGTTGTATCTTTCGAAGATTGTGTAAGAAAA GTGGAATTGCATATGCGTTATATTGAACTGCAACGTGCTCTACAATCACGCCTTGGTGAGCTAGAAAGACTCTGTGAGAGGGAACGATCTATTCTCATGGGTCGATGGAAAACCCATTCACTGCCAGCCCGTAAAAGAACGCCTAATAGTGTAATTACTAGTAACGCTAATCAGCCATCACCATCGTCAAGTTTCAATTCTTCTACAATTCAATGCTGTCGACCGGCTACATCTACGGAACATTTGTTATTTTACAATGTG TTTCCAGATGGACGACCATGTCTAGTTCCTCGAAATACTGCTTGTCTAGTAACAGTAGGGCCTCCCCGTTCACGAAGCGATCATCATCATTTTCTCTCGAAGATGTCAAGCGAATCAGGAATGACTGTTTCGTCACGACATAGTTATCATCAAGCAAACGGGATGAATAGCACACCGGCCAAATCGAAATCGCACAAATCTTgtcaacaacagcaacaacaatcTAGTAGTGGTGAAAATCCACTTCCTCTTCACCCTCCTCCGCAAAATAGTTTATGCGTTGCTTGTATTTCAAGCGCCAGTCGTCGTAGAGAACAATCAGATAGCGGCAGTTTAGACGCATACGATTTAGCCAGTCCATGCTGTGATCCTAATTGTGTACCTAGTCGTAGACGTCGAGAGAAACAAAGAAGGGCGAAGAATGAACAGAATCATCatcagcagcaacaacaacagcagcagcaacagcaacaacaacaacaacaacaacaacaacaagtcCAGCATCATCATGTACAATCGAATCAGACAcaacagcaacagcaacaTAGTATACATAACTGTTCGCGTACATCAGGACATAGTTTACATTCTGTTACCAGCAGCGATATTTCGACCGCAGCTGAAAGCGTAGCCTCTTGCTCAACGAGCCTAAGCACGGATACTCTTTATTGGGATCCAAACGTACATCAACGACCACCACCGTGCCTTCAATATGCCAAACCAAAATCCTGGGATAATCTGACTACCAAGGCGTTCGGTGGTTACGGTTTCGGATATGGTTATTTGGATACGGCTACTATAAAAACGCATAGCGCCGAAAGGCCAGGAAAGAATGCGCATGGACGAGCGAAAACGCCAACTGGTACTGTTCAAAGACGAACAAGTAGTGGTACTACATATTCGGGCAGTTCTAGCAGACACTTTCAGCCAACTAAATCTACCGAAAGTTTGTTAATACCGCCACCATATCAAGGCGAGTTAGATGCCAGTTTGAGCTGTGAATGTTTAGATGGGCCAGCTCCACGATGTATGCCAGTTATTCAAGTGGAGAAACACAATCGACAAGAGGAAGGtggatatattattagtaCGCATACTCAAATTCGACATCGTCGATCTAGCCATTCGGATGGGAAATTAAGGGCACtaaataattctgaaataacGCGTCTGTAA
- the LOC108001615 gene encoding uncharacterized protein KIAA1143 homolog — translation MSRKKHNVSYIKPNEPKFLRELKEQIGYKEGPTIDTKREILPQDSDNDEEEREEEKPVVVVLNSEHLTAKQAETYKKKKEEEEANAPADLSKRIIFRKNKITEAELETADKPVKKKIKKTKQEKVILSFNENDDDNL, via the exons ATGTctagaaaaaaacataatgtttcatatattaaacCGAATGAACCAAAATTTTTACGCGAATTAAAAGAACAAATCGGATATAAGGAAGGACCTACAATCGATACAaag AGAGAAATATTACCACAAGATTCAGATAATGATGAAGAAGAACGTGAAGAAGAGAAACCTGTTGTAGTTGTATTAAATTCTGAACATTTAACTGCAAAGCAAGCAGAgacatataagaaaaaaaaagaagaag aaGAGGCTAATGCTCCTGCAGATTTATCTAaacgaattatatttagaaaaaataaaataacagaaGCAGAATTAGAAACAGCAGATAAAccagtaaaaaagaaaataaaaaaaacaaaacaagaaaaagttatattatctttcaatgaaaatgatgatgataatttataa